In Nicotiana tabacum cultivar K326 chromosome 17, ASM71507v2, whole genome shotgun sequence, one DNA window encodes the following:
- the LOC142171735 gene encoding uncharacterized protein LOC142171735 — protein sequence MPRVRSQDRLQGFDLEPERTFHRRLREARDTNNLQALVQLPVNMEDEQHMAVQEVAMPSIANVTSSIVKPRITGDFLERALIGDEKKGVDEMVEEIEKVLNMFCKWKQFVEVFMDDFSVFGSSYDDCLKNLGKVLACCEETTLVLNRKKCHLMVQQGIILGHRISKNDIEVDKAKVEGVTFKFDEACLKALEELKEKLVAAPIIKAPDWSLPFELMCNASDHAIGAVLGQRKDKMFYSIYYASKTLDDAQLNYTTTEKELLEVVWAFEKFRAYLEEVLHDVKFYYWDESFLYRQCANQLMRRYILKNEVKLVLYDCHASPYGGHHGGDRTTAKVLQSRFYWPTLFKDAHAFVKKYDQCQRPRTTTRRHDMPLNNILEVEIFYVWDIDFMGPLPLSKGSKYILLAMDYVLKWVEAIAFPTNDAKVVATFVKKNIFSRFWTPRALISDEGTHFCKRKDWDAKLDDSLWAYRTAYKIPIGASPYNIVYGKAGHLPVKLEHKAYWTVKKLNMYLEVAGKKRLLRLNELDEFKLHSYENSKLYKEKTKRWHNRCIMSHHFEPGQKVAMARDSAS from the exons ATGCCAAGGGTGAGGAGCCAAGATAGACTTCAAGGCTTTGATCTCGAACCTGAGAGAACATTTCATAGGAGATTGAGAGAAGCAAGGGACACAAATaatcttcaggcacttgttcaactacctgtgaATATGGAAGACGAGCAACATATGGCAGTTCAAGAGGTGGCGATGCCTAGCATTGCTAATGTCACCTCTAGTATTGTGAAGCCCAGAATCACTGG AGACTTCCTTGAACGAGCTTTGATAGGGGATGAAAAAAAAGGTGTAGATGAGATGgtggaagaaattgagaaagTCCTTAACATGTTTTGCAA ATGGAAACAATTTGtagaagtcttcatggatgacttttcagtCTTTGGGTCTTCTTATGATGATTGTTTGAAGAATCTGGGCAAGGTGTTGGCATGTTGTGAAGAAACAACTTTGGTGCTAAATAGGAAAAAGTGCCATCTTATGGTGCAACAGGGCATCATTTTGGGTCATAGAATATCAAAGAACGACATTGAAGttgataaagcaaaggtggag GGTGTGACTTTCAAATTTGATGAAGCTTGCCTAAAGGCGTTGGAGGAGCTAAAGGAGAAGTTGGTGGCTGCCCCCATCATTAAGGCACCGGATTGGTCCTTGCCATTTGAACTCATGTGCAATGCAAGTGACCATGCTATTGGGGCAGTGCTAGGCCAGAGGAAGGATAAGATGTTTTACTCCATATACTACGCGAGTAAGACTCTTGATGATGCACAACTGAATTACACCACCACtgagaaagagttgttggaaGTTGTATGGGCCTTTGAGAAATTTCGAGCTTACTTG GAAGAGGTTTTGCACGACGTGAAATTTTACTACTGGGATGAGTCATTCTTGTACAGACAATGTGCTAATCAGTTGATGAGGAGGTACATTCTTAAAAATGAGGTGAAATTAGTGTTGTATGACTGTCATGCCTCGCCTTATGGGGGCCATCATGGAGGCGATAGAACAACTGCAAAGGTATTACAGTCGAGGTTCTATTGGCCAACattgttcaaggatgcccatgcatTTGTTAAGAAGTATGACCAGTGTCAGAGACCAAGAACAACCACGAGGAGGCATgatatgcctttgaataatatcctTGAAGTAGAGATTTTTTATGTGTGGGACATAGACTTCATGGGACCATTGCCATTATCTAAAGGAAGTAAGTATATTTTGCTAGCGATGGACTATGTGTTAAAATGGGTGGAGGCTATTGCATTTCCAACCAATGATGCCAAGGTGGTGGCCACTTttgtgaagaagaacatattctccAGGTTTTGGACTCCACGTGCCTTGATTAGTGATGAAGGAACACATTTCTGCAAACG GAAAGATTGGGATGCAAAGCTAGATGATTCCCTGTGGGCATATAGAACTGCATACAAAATACCAATTGGGGCATCTCCATACAATATTGTGTATGGGAAGGCAGGTCACTTGCCCGTTAAACTTGAACATAAGGCGTACTGGACAGTCAAGAAGTTGAATATGTACTTGGAAGTTGCGGGCAAGAAGAGGCTCTTGCGGTTGAATGAGTTAGATGAATTCAAGCTGCACTCCTATGAAAATTCTAAGCTTTACAAGGAGAAAACCAAAAGATGGCATAACAGGTGTATCATGTCACACCACTTTGAACCGGGCCAAAAG GTTGCAATGGCTCGTGACAGTGCTAGTTAA